The proteins below are encoded in one region of Gallus gallus isolate bGalGal1 chromosome 12, bGalGal1.mat.broiler.GRCg7b, whole genome shotgun sequence:
- the MRPS25 gene encoding 28S ribosomal protein S25, mitochondrial, which produces MPMKGRFPVRRTLQYLSQGDVIFKSSVKVMTVNYNTAGEPSEGARKFVFFNIPQIQYKNPWVQIMLLRNMTPSPFLRFYLDSGEQVLVDVEDKTNKEITEHIKRILGKSKETLEKEEREREKLSHPATFGPKKYHLRECMCEIEGQVPCPAFVPLPKEMRGKYKACLKNESSA; this is translated from the exons ATGCCGATGAAGGGCCGGTTCCCCGTGCGGCGGACGCTGCAGTACCTCAGCCAAGGCGATGTCATTTTCAAGAGCTCCGTGAAGGTTATGACCGTGAACTACAACACGGCGGGGGAACCGAGCGAGGGGGCGAG AAAGTTTGTGTTTTTCAACATCCCCCAGATCCAGTACAAAAACCCCTGGGTGCAGATCATGCTCCTCAGGAACATGACGCCTTCGCCGTTCCTCCGCTTCTACCTCG ATAGCGGAGAACAAGTTTTGGTTGATGTGGAAGATAAAACCAACAAGGAGATAACTGAACACATTAAAAGAATTCTGGGCAAAAGCAA AGAAACActtgaaaaagaggaaagagagagagaaaaactgtcACATCCTGCAACTTTTGGGCCCAAGAAGTATCATCTGCGAGAGTGCATGTGTGAAATTGAAGGCCAGGTTCCTTGCCCTGCCTTTGTGCCACTGCCCAAAGAGATGAGAGGAAAATATAAAGCTTGTCTGAAAAATGAATCATCTGCCTGA